Within Celeribacter marinus, the genomic segment CGGGTTCCACTCTTTCTCAACCACCGGCCCAAACAGGGTCTGCGATGTGGCCACTGCGCCGGCGGGAAAAAGAACGATCACGCCCCCTGACTTTAGCTGGTCCATTGCCTCGTTGCGCATCGTGATAGATTTGCGATGACTGTCCTCCTCGTGCGGAAAGGGCACGGGCAACATAAACGGATCAATTTCGGGGATACCTGTCAAAAGCGAGCGCGTCAGAATTTTGTAATCCGTGCGGACCTGACCAATCAGCTCGGCCATTACAAGCCCGTCTGTCAAGCCGTGCGGGTGGTTGGCCACGACCACCAACGGTCCAGTCGTGGGGATTTTCGCCGTCTGATTAGGGGGCGTTTTCACCTCGATATTCATCACATTGAGGGTCTGGGTGAAAAACCCGTGACCATGAGGCGCACCTAATTTTTCAAAACGACGAATACGGCGCAACAGCGGCAATTTCCCCGTCACCCACTCGATGGCGCGGATTATGACAATCTTGAACGGATCAGAAAACGTATTGGCATATGACAATCTGCGCGCATCATAAGGTGCAAAATCAGCATCGCGCGACGCGGCCTCGTCTGTGACGGCGTTCTGATCGGTCATACTACCCTCATATCCCGTTGGAGCATTCACATGC encodes:
- a CDS encoding lysophospholipid acyltransferase family protein codes for the protein MTDQNAVTDEAASRDADFAPYDARRLSYANTFSDPFKIVIIRAIEWVTGKLPLLRRIRRFEKLGAPHGHGFFTQTLNVMNIEVKTPPNQTAKIPTTGPLVVVANHPHGLTDGLVMAELIGQVRTDYKILTRSLLTGIPEIDPFMLPVPFPHEEDSHRKSITMRNEAMDQLKSGGVIVLFPAGAVATSQTLFGPVVEKEWNPFTAKMILKSGATVLPIYFPGRNTRLYQIADKISATLRQGLLLHEIARSMNKPQSPIIGDPIIADELGDWKANPRGFMDWLRGHTLALGGRTD